In the Ramlibacter tataouinensis TTB310 genome, one interval contains:
- a CDS encoding Do family serine endopeptidase: protein MKLASLTPTRLTLALAAAGVIGGAGVSALDLGRAHAADAPAATAPAAPPLTGVPDFSRITERYGPAVVGISVVGSARPAAMGPGGMDPFQEFFGFGRGAPGPQQPTRGQGSGFIVSPDGIILTNAHVVQGAREVTVKLTDRRELRAKVLGADPKTDIAVLKVEASNLPVVKLGDSGALKTGEWVLAIGSPFGFENTVTVGVVSAIGRSLRGDSAVPFIQTDVAVNPGNSGGPLFNARGEVVGINSQIYSRTGGYQGVSFAIPMSLASKVQDQIVRTGKVEHARLGVTVQPVNQALADSFKLPRPEGALVAQVEPGSPAAQAGLKSGDIIRQVDGKPILSSGDLPAVISLSTPGQKVQLEVWRQGKAEQVAATLGSADTQGEQQAAAPAEAGQGKLGLALRPLQPGEAGSAQSGLLVQGASGPAAAAGIQPGDVVLSINGRPVKDVAQAREAVAQADRSVALLVQRGDQRIFVPVRMG from the coding sequence ATGAAGCTTGCATCCCTGACCCCCACCCGGCTGACCCTGGCCCTGGCGGCCGCCGGCGTGATCGGCGGGGCCGGCGTCTCGGCGCTGGACCTCGGCCGCGCCCATGCGGCCGACGCGCCCGCCGCCACCGCTCCCGCCGCGCCGCCGCTGACCGGCGTGCCCGACTTCAGCAGGATCACCGAGCGCTACGGCCCCGCCGTGGTCGGCATCAGCGTGGTCGGCAGCGCGCGCCCGGCCGCCATGGGCCCGGGCGGCATGGATCCGTTCCAGGAGTTCTTCGGCTTCGGCCGCGGCGCCCCGGGGCCCCAGCAGCCCACGCGCGGCCAGGGCTCGGGCTTCATCGTGAGCCCGGACGGCATCATCCTGACCAATGCCCACGTGGTGCAGGGCGCCAGGGAGGTCACCGTCAAGCTGACCGACCGGCGCGAGCTGCGCGCCAAGGTGCTGGGCGCCGACCCCAAGACCGACATCGCGGTGCTCAAGGTCGAGGCCAGCAACCTGCCCGTGGTCAAGCTGGGCGACAGCGGCGCCCTCAAGACCGGCGAATGGGTGCTGGCCATCGGCTCGCCCTTCGGCTTCGAGAACACGGTGACCGTGGGCGTGGTCAGCGCCATCGGCCGCTCGCTGCGGGGCGACAGCGCCGTGCCCTTCATCCAGACCGACGTGGCCGTCAACCCCGGCAACTCGGGCGGCCCGCTGTTCAACGCACGCGGCGAGGTGGTGGGCATCAACTCGCAGATCTACAGCCGCACCGGCGGCTACCAGGGCGTGTCCTTCGCCATCCCCATGTCGCTGGCCAGCAAGGTGCAGGACCAGATCGTGCGCACCGGCAAGGTGGAGCACGCGCGGCTGGGCGTGACGGTGCAGCCGGTGAACCAGGCGCTGGCCGACTCGTTCAAGCTGCCGCGGCCGGAAGGCGCGCTGGTGGCCCAGGTCGAGCCCGGCAGCCCGGCGGCGCAGGCCGGCCTGAAGTCGGGCGACATCATCCGCCAGGTGGACGGCAAGCCCATCCTCTCGTCGGGCGACCTGCCGGCGGTGATCAGCCTGTCCACGCCGGGCCAGAAGGTCCAGCTGGAGGTGTGGCGCCAGGGCAAGGCCGAGCAGGTGGCGGCCACGCTGGGCAGCGCCGATACGCAGGGCGAGCAGCAGGCGGCGGCGCCGGCCGAGGCGGGCCAGGGCAAGCTGGGCCTGGCGCTGCGGCCGCTGCAGCCCGGTGAGGCGGGCAGTGCCCAGAGCGGCCTGCTGGTGCAGGGCGCCAGCGGTCCCGCCGCCGCGGCCGGCATCCAGCCGGGCGACGTGGTGCTGTCCATCAACGGCCGGCCGGTCAAGGACGTGGCGCAGGCCCGCGAGGCCGTGGCCCAGGCCGACAGGTCGGTGGCCCTGCTGGTGCAGCGCGGCGACCAGCGCATCTTCGTGCCGGTGCGCATGGGCTGA
- a CDS encoding septal ring lytic transglycosylase RlpA family protein, producing MTHERIAAALAAAVLGAASGTALGQPAEGSARLDHSGRKQVGQASFYADKFTGRPMADGTPMDPRDDNAASKTLPLGTTARVTNLETGRSAVVTIQDRGPFVPGRIVDLSPATAERIGLSREDGLAPVEVAPIEVPQPGGGVRRGVGAR from the coding sequence ATGACGCACGAGCGGATCGCCGCTGCCCTGGCTGCCGCAGTCCTGGGTGCCGCCTCGGGCACTGCCCTCGGCCAGCCGGCCGAGGGCAGTGCCAGGCTGGACCACTCCGGCCGCAAGCAGGTCGGCCAGGCTTCGTTCTATGCCGACAAGTTCACCGGCCGGCCCATGGCCGATGGCACGCCCATGGACCCGCGCGACGACAACGCCGCCAGCAAGACCCTGCCCCTGGGCACCACCGCCCGCGTGACGAATCTGGAGACCGGCCGCAGCGCGGTGGTCACCATCCAGGACCGCGGGCCTTTCGTGCCCGGCCGCATCGTGGACCTGTCGCCCGCCACCGCCGAACGCATCGGCCTCAGCCGCGAAGACGGCTTGGCGCCGGTGGAGGTCGCGCCCATCGAGGTGCCGCAGCCTGGCGGGGGCGTGCGGCGCGGCGTCGGCGCGCGCTAG
- a CDS encoding response regulator → MIKVGIVDDHAIVRTALLTFLSEQIGIKVVGQASSGREAIDLVRNVAMDVLLMDLSMPGQSGIDALTMIRAKAPDVGILILSAYPEEQYATSLIRKGASGYLNKECQPDEILNAIRTVALGKRYISPAVADLLARQLNRGLEAPPHEQLSDREFQVFLKLARGATASDIARDLSLSVKTVSTYRTRLLEKLALESNSDLTYYALKNSLID, encoded by the coding sequence ATTATCAAGGTAGGCATCGTCGACGACCACGCCATCGTGCGGACGGCCTTGCTCACGTTCTTGTCCGAGCAGATCGGCATCAAGGTGGTGGGCCAGGCGTCCAGCGGCCGCGAGGCCATCGACCTGGTGCGCAACGTCGCCATGGACGTGCTGCTCATGGACCTGTCCATGCCCGGCCAGAGCGGCATCGACGCGCTGACCATGATCCGCGCCAAGGCGCCCGACGTGGGCATCCTGATCCTGTCGGCCTATCCCGAGGAGCAGTACGCGACCTCCCTGATCCGCAAGGGCGCGAGCGGCTACCTCAACAAGGAATGCCAGCCCGACGAGATCCTCAACGCCATCCGCACCGTCGCCCTGGGCAAGCGCTACATCTCGCCGGCGGTGGCCGACCTTCTGGCGCGCCAGCTCAACCGCGGTCTGGAGGCGCCGCCGCACGAGCAGCTGTCGGACCGCGAGTTCCAGGTCTTCCTCAAGCTGGCCAGGGGCGCGACGGCCAGCGACATCGCGCGCGACCTGTCGCTGTCGGTCAAGACGGTGAGCACCTACCGCACCCGCCTGCTGGAGAAGCTGGCGCTCGAGTCCAACAGCGACCTGACCTACTACGCGCTCAAGAACAGCCTGATCGATTGA